The following coding sequences lie in one Methanopyrus sp. SNP6 genomic window:
- a CDS encoding 50S ribosomal protein L16: MVNRPARIYREWKGPAYTRREYIKGVPDPKIRQFDMGNPSGDFDVEVSLVARERAQVTHNALEAARVAANRYLTKTVGRQNYHLKIRVYPHHVLRENPLATGAGADRVQEGMRLAFGKPIGTAARVREGQRVVTVRIDSENFEHAKEALRRAGMKFPFPFTIVVDKGEELVRD; the protein is encoded by the coding sequence ATGGTGAACCGTCCAGCCCGGATCTACCGGGAGTGGAAGGGTCCGGCGTACACGCGAAGGGAATACATCAAGGGAGTACCGGACCCGAAAATAAGGCAGTTCGACATGGGGAATCCGTCGGGTGACTTCGACGTAGAGGTGTCACTGGTGGCCAGGGAACGCGCTCAGGTCACGCACAACGCGCTCGAGGCGGCCCGTGTCGCCGCGAACCGTTACCTGACCAAGACCGTGGGTAGGCAGAACTACCACCTGAAGATCCGAGTGTACCCACACCATGTTCTGCGCGAGAACCCACTGGCAACGGGGGCCGGAGCGGACAGAGTTCAGGAGGGAATGCGACTGGCCTTCGGGAAGCCGATCGGTACGGCAGCCAGGGTGCGTGAAGGTCAGCGCGTGGTGACTGTCAGGATCGACTCGGAGAACTTCGAGCATGCCAAGGAAGCCCTGCGCCGCGCGGGCATGAAGTTCCCGTTCCCGTTCACCATCGTGGTCGACAAGGGTGAAGAACTAGTTCGGGACTGA